A region from the Lutra lutra chromosome 1, mLutLut1.2, whole genome shotgun sequence genome encodes:
- the UPF1 gene encoding regulator of nonsense transcripts 1 isoform X1: MSVEAYGPSSQTLTFLDTEEAELLGADTQGSEFEFTDFTLPSQTQTPPGGPGGPGGGGAGGPVGAGAGAAAGQLDAQVGGPEGILQNGAVDDSVAKTSQLLAELNFEEDEEDTYYTKDLPVHACSYCGIHDPACVVYCNTSKKWFCNGRGNTSGSHIVNHLVRAKCKEVTLHKDGPLGETVLECYNCGCRNVFLLGFIPAKADSVVVLLCRQPCASQSSLKDINWDSSQWQPLIQDRCFLSWLVKIPSEQEQLRARQITAQQINKLEELWKENPSATLEDLEKPGVDEEPQHVLLRYEDAYQYQNIFGPLVKLEADYDKKLKESQTQDNITVRWDLGLNKKRIAYFTLPKTDSGNEDLVIIWLRDMRLMQGDEICLRYKGDLAPLWKGIGHVIKVPDNYGDEIAIELRSSVGAPVEVTHNFQVDFVWKSTSFDRMQSALKTFAVDETSVSGYIYHKLLGHEVEDVIIKCQLPKRFTAQGLPDLNHSQVYAVKTVLQRPLSLIQGPPGTGKTVTSATIVYHLARQGNGPVLVCAPSNIAVDQLTEKIHQTGLKVVRLCAKSREAIDSPVSFLALHNQIRNMDSMPELQKLQQLKDETGELSSADEKRYRALKRTAERELLMNADVICCTCVGAGDPRLAKMQFRSILIDESTQATEPECMVPVVLGAKQLILVGDHCQLGPVVMCKKAAKAGLSQSLFERLVVLGIRPIRLQVQYRMHPALSAFPSNIFYEGSLQNGVTAADRVKKGFDFQWPQPDKPMFFYVTQGQEEIASSGTSYLNRTEAANVEKITTKLLKAGAKPDQIGIITPYEGQRSYLVQYMQFSGSLHTKLYQEVEIASVDAFQGREKDFIILSCVRANEHQGIGFLNDPRRLNVALTRARYGVIIVGNPKALSKQPLWNHLLNYYKEQKVLVEGPLNNLRESLMQFSKPRKLVNTINPGARFMTTAMYDAREAIIPGSVYDRSSQGRPSNMYFQTHDQIGMISAGPSHVAAMNIPIPFNLVMPPMPPPGYFGQANGPAAGRGTPKGKTGRGGRQKNRFGLPGPSQTNLPNSQASQDVASQPFSQGALTQGYISMSQPSQMSQPGLSQPELSQDSYLGDEFKSQIDVALSQDSTYQGERAYQHGGVTGLSQY; the protein is encoded by the exons GTCGGTGGACCAGAGGGCATTCTGCAGAATGGGGCCGTGGATGACAGCGTGGCCAAGACCAGCCAGTTGTTGGCTGAGTTGAACTTCGAAGAAGATGAGGAGGATACCTATTACACTAAGGATCTCCCTGTACATGCCTGCAG TTACTGCGGAATACACGATCCTGCTTGCGTGGTTTACTGTAACACCAGCAAGAAGTGGTTCTGTAACGGGCGTGGAAATACTTCTGGCAG CCACATTGTAAATCACCTCGTGAGGGCAAAATGCAAAGAGGTGACTCTGCACAAGGATGGGCCCCTGGGGGAGACAGTTCTGGAGTGTTACAACTGCGGCTGCCGCAATGTCTTCCTCCTCGGCTTCATCCCTGCCAAGGCCGACTCAGTAGTGGTGCTGCTGTGCAG GCAGCCCTGCGCCAGTCAGAGCAGCCTCAAGGACATCAACTGGGACAGCTCCCAGTGGCAGCCCCTGATCCAGGACCGCTGCTTCCTCTCTTGGCTGGTCAAGATCCCTTCTGAGCAGGAACAGCTGCGGGCCCGGCAGATCACCGCCCAGCAGATCAACAAGCTGGAAGAGCTCTGGAAG GAAAATCCTTCTGCCACCTTGGAGGACCTGGAGAAGCCAGGTGTGGACGAGGAGCCGCAACACGTGCTCCTGCGGTATGAGGATGCCTACCAGTACCAGAACATATTCGGGCCTCTGGTCAAGTTGGAGGCCGACTACGATAAGAAACTGAAAGAGTCCCAG ACTCAAGATAACATCACGGTCAGGTGGGACCTGGGCCTTAACAAGAAGAGAATCGCCTACTTCACTTTGCCCAAGACTGACTCTGGTAATGAGGATTTAGTCATAATTTGGTTAAGAG ACATGCGGCTCATGCAGGGGGATGAGATATGCCTGAGGTACAAAGGGGATCTGGCACCCCTGTGGAAAGGGATCGGCCACGTCATCAAGGTCCCTGATA ATTATGGTGATGAGATCGCCATTGAGCTTCGGAGCAGTGTGGGTGCGCCTGTGGAGGTGACGCATAACTTCCAGGTGGATTTTGTGTGGAAGTCCACCTCATTTGATAG GATGCAGAGTGCATTGAAAACGTTTGCCGTGGATGAGACGTCTGTCTCGGGCTACATCTACCATAAGCTGCTCGGGCATGAGGTGGAGGATGTGATCATCAAGTGCCAGCTGCCCAAGCGCTTCACGGCACAGGGGCTCCCCGACCTCAACCATTCCCAG GTTTATGCTGTCAAGACTGTGCTGCAGAGACCGCTGAGTTTGATCCAGGGACCACCAGGCACAGGGAAGACAGTGACCTCTGCCACCATCGTCTACCACCTCGCTCGGCAGGGCAATGG GCCCGTGCTTGTCTGTGCTCCAAGTAACATAGCTGTGGACCAGCTGACTGAGAAGATCCACCAGACTGGGCTGAAGGTCGTGCGGCTCTGCGCCAAGAGCCGTGAGGCCATTGACTCCCCAGTGTCCTTCCTGGCCCTGCACAACCAGATCAGGAACATGGATAG CATGCCGGAACTGCAGAAGCTGCAGCAGCTGAAGGACGAGACGGGGGAGCTGTCTTCTGCTGACGAGAAGCGGTACCGGGCCCTGAAGCGCACCGCCGAGAGGGAGCTGCTCATG AACGCAGATGTCATCTGCTGCACGTGTGTGGGTGCAGGGGACCCAAGGCTCGCCAAGATGCAGTTCCGCTCCATTTTAATTGACGAGAGCACCCAGGCCACTGAACCAGAGTGCATGGTCCCTGTGGTCCTTGGCGCCAAGCAG CTCATCCTCGTGGGCGACCACTGCCAGCTGGGCCCTGTGGTGATGTGCAAGAAAGCGGCCAAGGCGGGACTGTCTCAGTCGCTCTTCGAGCGCCTGGTGGTGCTGGGCATCCGCCCCATCCGCCTGCAGGTCCAGTACCGGATGCACCCCGCGCTCAGCGCCTTCCCTTCCAACATCTTCTACGAGGGCTCCCTCCAGAACGGCGTCACTGCAG CTGACCGAGTGAAGAAGGGGTTTGACTTCCAGTGGCCCCAGCCTGATAAGCCAATGTTCTTCTACGTGACCCAGGGCCAAGAGGAGATTGCCAGCTCAGGCACCTCCTACCTGAACAG GACGGAAGCTGCCAACGTGGAGAAGATCACCACGAAGCTGCTGAAGGCAGGGGCCAAGCCCGACCAGATCGGCATCATCACCCCGTACGAGGGCCAGCGCTCCTACCTGGTGCAGTACATGCAGTTCAGCGGCTCCCTGCACACCAAGCTCTACCAG GAGGTGGAGATCGCCAGCGTGGACGCATTCCAGGGGCGAGAGAAGGACTTCATCATCCTTTCCTGTGTGCGAGCCAACGAGCACCAAGGCATCGGGTTTTTAAATGACCCCAGGCGGCTTAATGTGGCCCTGACTAGAGCAAG GTACGGGGTCATTATCGTGGGCAACCCAAAGGCCCTATCcaagcagccactctggaacCACCTGCTGAACTACTACAAGGAGCAGAAGGTGCTGGTGGAGGGGCCGCTGAACAACTTGCGCGAGAGCCTCATGCAGTTCAGCAAGCCCAGGAAGCTTGTCAACACCATCAACCCG GGAGCCCGCTTCATGACAACAGCCATGTATGATGCTCGGGAGGCCATCATCCCCGGATCAGTCTACGATCGCAGCAGCCAGG GCCGGCCCTCAAACATGTACTTCCAGACCCACGACCAGATTGGCATGATCAGCGCAGGCCCCAGCCACGTGGCCGCCATGAACATTCCCATCCCCTTCAATCTGGTCATGCCCCCCATGCCACCGCCAGGGTACTTCGGACAAGCAAATGGGCCGGCGGCAG GCCGGGGTACCCCTAAAGGCAAGACTGGTCGTGGGGGGCGCCAGAAGaaccgctttgggctccctggaCCCAGCCAGACGAATCTCCCCAACAGCCAGGCCAGCCAAGACGTGGCGTCGCAGCCGTTCTCCCAGGGCGCTCTGACCCAGGGCTACATCTCCATGAGCCAGCCCTCCCAGATGAGCCAGCCCGGCCTCTCCCAGCCCGAGCTGTcccag GACAGTTACCTTGGGGATGAGTTTAAGTCACAGATTGATGTGGCACTGTCGCAAGACTCCACGTACCAAGGGGAGCGGGCATACCAGCACGGCGGAGTGACAGGGCTGTCCCAGTACTAG
- the UPF1 gene encoding regulator of nonsense transcripts 1 isoform X2, whose product MSVEAYGPSSQTLTFLDTEEAELLGADTQGSEFEFTDFTLPSQTQTPPGGPGGPGGGGAGGPVGAGAGAAAGQLDAQVGGPEGILQNGAVDDSVAKTSQLLAELNFEEDEEDTYYTKDLPVHACSYCGIHDPACVVYCNTSKKWFCNGRGNTSGSHIVNHLVRAKCKEVTLHKDGPLGETVLECYNCGCRNVFLLGFIPAKADSVVVLLCRQPCASQSSLKDINWDSSQWQPLIQDRCFLSWLVKIPSEQEQLRARQITAQQINKLEELWKENPSATLEDLEKPGVDEEPQHVLLRYEDAYQYQNIFGPLVKLEADYDKKLKESQTQDNITVRWDLGLNKKRIAYFTLPKTDSDMRLMQGDEICLRYKGDLAPLWKGIGHVIKVPDNYGDEIAIELRSSVGAPVEVTHNFQVDFVWKSTSFDRMQSALKTFAVDETSVSGYIYHKLLGHEVEDVIIKCQLPKRFTAQGLPDLNHSQVYAVKTVLQRPLSLIQGPPGTGKTVTSATIVYHLARQGNGPVLVCAPSNIAVDQLTEKIHQTGLKVVRLCAKSREAIDSPVSFLALHNQIRNMDSMPELQKLQQLKDETGELSSADEKRYRALKRTAERELLMNADVICCTCVGAGDPRLAKMQFRSILIDESTQATEPECMVPVVLGAKQLILVGDHCQLGPVVMCKKAAKAGLSQSLFERLVVLGIRPIRLQVQYRMHPALSAFPSNIFYEGSLQNGVTAADRVKKGFDFQWPQPDKPMFFYVTQGQEEIASSGTSYLNRTEAANVEKITTKLLKAGAKPDQIGIITPYEGQRSYLVQYMQFSGSLHTKLYQEVEIASVDAFQGREKDFIILSCVRANEHQGIGFLNDPRRLNVALTRARYGVIIVGNPKALSKQPLWNHLLNYYKEQKVLVEGPLNNLRESLMQFSKPRKLVNTINPGARFMTTAMYDAREAIIPGSVYDRSSQGRPSNMYFQTHDQIGMISAGPSHVAAMNIPIPFNLVMPPMPPPGYFGQANGPAAGRGTPKGKTGRGGRQKNRFGLPGPSQTNLPNSQASQDVASQPFSQGALTQGYISMSQPSQMSQPGLSQPELSQDSYLGDEFKSQIDVALSQDSTYQGERAYQHGGVTGLSQY is encoded by the exons GTCGGTGGACCAGAGGGCATTCTGCAGAATGGGGCCGTGGATGACAGCGTGGCCAAGACCAGCCAGTTGTTGGCTGAGTTGAACTTCGAAGAAGATGAGGAGGATACCTATTACACTAAGGATCTCCCTGTACATGCCTGCAG TTACTGCGGAATACACGATCCTGCTTGCGTGGTTTACTGTAACACCAGCAAGAAGTGGTTCTGTAACGGGCGTGGAAATACTTCTGGCAG CCACATTGTAAATCACCTCGTGAGGGCAAAATGCAAAGAGGTGACTCTGCACAAGGATGGGCCCCTGGGGGAGACAGTTCTGGAGTGTTACAACTGCGGCTGCCGCAATGTCTTCCTCCTCGGCTTCATCCCTGCCAAGGCCGACTCAGTAGTGGTGCTGCTGTGCAG GCAGCCCTGCGCCAGTCAGAGCAGCCTCAAGGACATCAACTGGGACAGCTCCCAGTGGCAGCCCCTGATCCAGGACCGCTGCTTCCTCTCTTGGCTGGTCAAGATCCCTTCTGAGCAGGAACAGCTGCGGGCCCGGCAGATCACCGCCCAGCAGATCAACAAGCTGGAAGAGCTCTGGAAG GAAAATCCTTCTGCCACCTTGGAGGACCTGGAGAAGCCAGGTGTGGACGAGGAGCCGCAACACGTGCTCCTGCGGTATGAGGATGCCTACCAGTACCAGAACATATTCGGGCCTCTGGTCAAGTTGGAGGCCGACTACGATAAGAAACTGAAAGAGTCCCAG ACTCAAGATAACATCACGGTCAGGTGGGACCTGGGCCTTAACAAGAAGAGAATCGCCTACTTCACTTTGCCCAAGACTGACTCTG ACATGCGGCTCATGCAGGGGGATGAGATATGCCTGAGGTACAAAGGGGATCTGGCACCCCTGTGGAAAGGGATCGGCCACGTCATCAAGGTCCCTGATA ATTATGGTGATGAGATCGCCATTGAGCTTCGGAGCAGTGTGGGTGCGCCTGTGGAGGTGACGCATAACTTCCAGGTGGATTTTGTGTGGAAGTCCACCTCATTTGATAG GATGCAGAGTGCATTGAAAACGTTTGCCGTGGATGAGACGTCTGTCTCGGGCTACATCTACCATAAGCTGCTCGGGCATGAGGTGGAGGATGTGATCATCAAGTGCCAGCTGCCCAAGCGCTTCACGGCACAGGGGCTCCCCGACCTCAACCATTCCCAG GTTTATGCTGTCAAGACTGTGCTGCAGAGACCGCTGAGTTTGATCCAGGGACCACCAGGCACAGGGAAGACAGTGACCTCTGCCACCATCGTCTACCACCTCGCTCGGCAGGGCAATGG GCCCGTGCTTGTCTGTGCTCCAAGTAACATAGCTGTGGACCAGCTGACTGAGAAGATCCACCAGACTGGGCTGAAGGTCGTGCGGCTCTGCGCCAAGAGCCGTGAGGCCATTGACTCCCCAGTGTCCTTCCTGGCCCTGCACAACCAGATCAGGAACATGGATAG CATGCCGGAACTGCAGAAGCTGCAGCAGCTGAAGGACGAGACGGGGGAGCTGTCTTCTGCTGACGAGAAGCGGTACCGGGCCCTGAAGCGCACCGCCGAGAGGGAGCTGCTCATG AACGCAGATGTCATCTGCTGCACGTGTGTGGGTGCAGGGGACCCAAGGCTCGCCAAGATGCAGTTCCGCTCCATTTTAATTGACGAGAGCACCCAGGCCACTGAACCAGAGTGCATGGTCCCTGTGGTCCTTGGCGCCAAGCAG CTCATCCTCGTGGGCGACCACTGCCAGCTGGGCCCTGTGGTGATGTGCAAGAAAGCGGCCAAGGCGGGACTGTCTCAGTCGCTCTTCGAGCGCCTGGTGGTGCTGGGCATCCGCCCCATCCGCCTGCAGGTCCAGTACCGGATGCACCCCGCGCTCAGCGCCTTCCCTTCCAACATCTTCTACGAGGGCTCCCTCCAGAACGGCGTCACTGCAG CTGACCGAGTGAAGAAGGGGTTTGACTTCCAGTGGCCCCAGCCTGATAAGCCAATGTTCTTCTACGTGACCCAGGGCCAAGAGGAGATTGCCAGCTCAGGCACCTCCTACCTGAACAG GACGGAAGCTGCCAACGTGGAGAAGATCACCACGAAGCTGCTGAAGGCAGGGGCCAAGCCCGACCAGATCGGCATCATCACCCCGTACGAGGGCCAGCGCTCCTACCTGGTGCAGTACATGCAGTTCAGCGGCTCCCTGCACACCAAGCTCTACCAG GAGGTGGAGATCGCCAGCGTGGACGCATTCCAGGGGCGAGAGAAGGACTTCATCATCCTTTCCTGTGTGCGAGCCAACGAGCACCAAGGCATCGGGTTTTTAAATGACCCCAGGCGGCTTAATGTGGCCCTGACTAGAGCAAG GTACGGGGTCATTATCGTGGGCAACCCAAAGGCCCTATCcaagcagccactctggaacCACCTGCTGAACTACTACAAGGAGCAGAAGGTGCTGGTGGAGGGGCCGCTGAACAACTTGCGCGAGAGCCTCATGCAGTTCAGCAAGCCCAGGAAGCTTGTCAACACCATCAACCCG GGAGCCCGCTTCATGACAACAGCCATGTATGATGCTCGGGAGGCCATCATCCCCGGATCAGTCTACGATCGCAGCAGCCAGG GCCGGCCCTCAAACATGTACTTCCAGACCCACGACCAGATTGGCATGATCAGCGCAGGCCCCAGCCACGTGGCCGCCATGAACATTCCCATCCCCTTCAATCTGGTCATGCCCCCCATGCCACCGCCAGGGTACTTCGGACAAGCAAATGGGCCGGCGGCAG GCCGGGGTACCCCTAAAGGCAAGACTGGTCGTGGGGGGCGCCAGAAGaaccgctttgggctccctggaCCCAGCCAGACGAATCTCCCCAACAGCCAGGCCAGCCAAGACGTGGCGTCGCAGCCGTTCTCCCAGGGCGCTCTGACCCAGGGCTACATCTCCATGAGCCAGCCCTCCCAGATGAGCCAGCCCGGCCTCTCCCAGCCCGAGCTGTcccag GACAGTTACCTTGGGGATGAGTTTAAGTCACAGATTGATGTGGCACTGTCGCAAGACTCCACGTACCAAGGGGAGCGGGCATACCAGCACGGCGGAGTGACAGGGCTGTCCCAGTACTAG